The following is a genomic window from Dermatophilaceae bacterium Soc4.6.
AACCTCGTCGAGCGCAGCATCGAGACCGACCTCGTGCCGACCCTGCGCGAGCGCGGGATCACGCAACTGCCCTACTCCTCGCTCGCCAGCGGCTTCCTCACGGGGAAGTACCGCCCGGGGCAGGACGTGACGTCGGTGCGCTCGGGCAGCGCGTCGGCCTACCTGACCCGGCCGGGGGCCACCGCTCTGCTCCGCGTGCTCGACGAGGTCGCTGCTGCCCACGCCACCTCCGTCGCGGCCGTCGCCCTGGCCTGGCTGCGCGAGCAGGACCCGGTCGGTGCCCCCATCGCGAGCGCTCGCACCCTCACGCAGGTGCAGCCGCTGGTCGACTCGGCCGCGGTCCACCTGAGCGCCGACGACCTGGCCGCCCTGACGCGAGCCAGCGACGACCTCGGCTGACTGGTTGAGCGTCGCGACCAGCCCCTAGGGTGGAGTCGTGAAGAGTCTCGCGCGTGGGGAGAACTGTCCTGTCCCCTCCGACAGCCTCGTGGTCACCGTGGTCACCTCCTGTGCCGTCGACGTGTCGGCCCTGCTGCTCGGCGCGACGGGCGCGGTGCGCACTGACGCCGACCTCGTCTTCTTCAACAACCCGACCGGGCCCGGGGTGGCCTACGACGGACGGGTCGTGCGCATCGACACGCGGTCGCTGCCCGACGACGTGGACCGGGTCGTCGTCACGGCCAGCCTCGATGGCTCGGGTCCGGCGACCTTCGCTGCGGCCGGGCCGGTCAGCACGACGGTCTCCGACGAGATCCGGTTCGATCTCACCGGCCTGACCAGCGAGTCGGCCGTCGTCTGCGTCGAGGTCTACCGGCGCCAGGGGCAGTGGAAGGTGCGGGCGGTGGGGCAGGGCTACGACGACGGGCTCGCCGCGATCGCGCGGGAGTTCGGCATCGTGGTCGACGACCCGCCCTCCTCCGGGCCGCCACCGGTGCCCGCCCCGGCCATCGTCTCGGGCCCAGCGCCGATCTCGACCCCGACCCACACCCCGACCCACACCCCGACCCAGACCTCAGGAGCCTCCCCCATGAAGAGCGAGCTGTTCGCCCCCGGCTACGCCGAGGTGTCCGAGCCGGGCCTGCAGAAGCAGGGCTCCAAGATGTGCAAGGTCACGATGGCCGGTGAGGTCATGGCCCGATCGGGCTCGATGGTCGCCTACCAGGGCGACCTGCGCTTCCAGGCCCTCGGGGCCGGGGGCATGGGCAACCTCATCCGCCGGACGCTGACGGGGGAGGGCGTCCCCCTGATGAAGGTGTCCGGGCGCGGTGACCTCTTCCTCGCCAACGCCGCCGCAGACGTGCACCTCATCGACCTCGACGGCAACGACGGGCTGACCATCAACGGGGCCAACGTCCTCGCCTTCGAGCCCACGCTCTCCTACACCATCGAGCGGGTGCGGGGCGCGGCAGCGGGCGGCAACGCCGGCTTCTTCAACTGCGTCTTCACCGGCCGCGGCCGCATCGCCATCACGACCGACGGCATCCCGGTCGTGCTCACCGTCGACCAGCCGACCTTCGCCGACCCGCAGGCCGCGGTGGCGTGGAGCTCGAGCCTGCGCA
Proteins encoded in this region:
- a CDS encoding AIM24 family protein, producing the protein MKSLARGENCPVPSDSLVVTVVTSCAVDVSALLLGATGAVRTDADLVFFNNPTGPGVAYDGRVVRIDTRSLPDDVDRVVVTASLDGSGPATFAAAGPVSTTVSDEIRFDLTGLTSESAVVCVEVYRRQGQWKVRAVGQGYDDGLAAIAREFGIVVDDPPSSGPPPVPAPAIVSGPAPISTPTHTPTHTPTQTSGASPMKSELFAPGYAEVSEPGLQKQGSKMCKVTMAGEVMARSGSMVAYQGDLRFQALGAGGMGNLIRRTLTGEGVPLMKVSGRGDLFLANAAADVHLIDLDGNDGLTINGANVLAFEPTLSYTIERVRGAAAGGNAGFFNCVFTGRGRIAITTDGIPVVLTVDQPTFADPQAAVAWSSSLRTSVKSNDSLNFGTLIGRSTGERFTLEFSGQGFVVVQPSELPPGGLIGGTGGGEQSGVGGALGGLLGR